From Euwallacea similis isolate ESF13 chromosome 11, ESF131.1, whole genome shotgun sequence, the proteins below share one genomic window:
- the LOC136412297 gene encoding uncharacterized protein translates to MTLYLNMFGITRRLICDRGTNFTDSLVQKSLLELGIQQHFITKSAPRGNGQVERYVGTVTNLLRAEITNKTEWPNVIQKLQNTLNTTAQKTTGFSPVYLLTGVEGSSPDVKTLTASISLKDVPNNLLSDRELAYERMKKQADLAKNLFDKKRRSNKVFVIGDYVYHPSDNSHLAKLDDRYLRNLGANQSSQAIFFPDLRKIIQIFVTEIDTDVGKTTISSWLCLHTGYSYFKPIQTGSTLGTDSHQMSNLTNANVYKENFVYKRSLSPHLAASLENDRINIDRISLPKTHNLIIKSAGGALVPINKTTLMVDLIKKLAIPTMLVARSTLSTINHTLLNLEALHARNIPILGIILNGLLNQNNIEAIEFYGRAQVLASVPKLQQVDREHLMQIPFSNRLKAILE, encoded by the exons ATGACCTTGTACTTAAATATGTTTGGTATCACGCGAAGATTGATCTGCGATAGGGGTACCAATTTTACTGACAgtttagtccaaaaatcacTCTTGGAACTGGGTATTCAACAACATTTCATTACCAAAAGTGCTCCACGGGGCAATGGACAAGTAGAACGCTATGTGGGAACAGTAACCAACTTGCTTAGGGCagaaataactaataaaacaGAATGGCCGaatgtaattcaaaaattgcaaaatacattgaacaCTACGGCACAAAAGACAACTGGATTTTCGCCAGTGTATTTGTTAACGGGGGTTGAAGGCAGTAGCCCCGATGTAAAAACCTTGACAGCGTCCATTTCGTTGAAGGACGTccccaataatttattaagcgATCGAGAACTGGCATACGAACGTATGAAGAAGCAAGCGGATTTGGCGAAAAATCTGTTCGACAAAAAAAGAAGGTCAAACAAGGTATTTGTAATAGGTGACTACGTCTATCACCCTTCAGACAATAGTCATTTGGCAAAATTAGACGACAG ataCCTTAGGAATCTAGGAGCAAATCAAAGTAGccaagcaattttttttcctgatCTAAGGAAGATC ATACAGATCTTTGTAACAGAAATAGATACCGACGTTGGTAAGACTACTATAAGCAGTTGGCTCTGCCTACACACTGGGTATTCGTATTTCAAACCCATTCAGACTGGAAGTACTCTAGGTACAGATAGTCATCAAATGAGCAATTTGACTAACGCCAacgtttataaagaaaattttgtttacaaaaGATCCCTATCTCCCCACTTGGCAGCTTCGCTGGAGAATGATAGAATTAATATCGACAGGATTAGCTTGCCCAAAACACATAACTTAATCATAAAGAGTGCTGGAGGAGCTTTAGTTCCAATCAATAAAACCACACTAATGGTcgatttaatcaaaaaactCGCCATTCCAACAATGTTAGTTGCAAGGTCTACACTTAGCACAATTAATCACACATTGCTCAACTTAGAAGCACTACATGCTAGAAATATTCCTATTTTGGGGATAATTTTAAACGGACTActcaatcaaaataatattgaagcAATAGAATTTTATGGTAGAGCACAGGTGTTAGCATCAGTACCCAAACTGCAACAAGTTGATAGAGAACATCTAATGCAAATACCATTCTCAAATCGATTAAAAGCTATCTTGGAA